One part of the Papaver somniferum cultivar HN1 unplaced genomic scaffold, ASM357369v1 unplaced-scaffold_123, whole genome shotgun sequence genome encodes these proteins:
- the LOC113331064 gene encoding uncharacterized protein LOC113331064 — MRVLYWNINGVAKVEAGQKLRELVHDLKPEILCVAEPKIKFSDKVICKLNLTGFMRKAVHNSFMHNIGNLWILWSANIEDPVVVNMTRQAITIRTEGVLISFVHASYIQVFRRRLWSQLSAVDTTTPWLIMGDFNCVLRQDVKKGGREFTWTNGQSGVSRILSKLDRSIINEPWLSKFLNWRCKALPREVLIIQRLLGFHSLLRGLGVLLFVSKKMWFSHPDFLRMVEDSWKTPVYGNLDFIFPYKLKRLKEAIKLWNQTVFGNVNARLKQAQLKFEVACRNSDEDPFNTSKLNIMKDSLVAVQDVRMQHLTMFNINIRRSANTISELVTEDGVTISEPIQLRDHVVSYYESKFNGVELPIEDNLFDYEHESISLIERKMLDAIPSLDEIKSAVFDLGANSAPGPDGFSGCFYRHCWDIIQQDLHSAIVHAWTSKSIPKGSNSSLIILIAKVRGADSLRKYRPIGLSNFFFKIFTKILATRLGRVLNKLVSEEQVAFMKGRNIHENISLDSEMVNELHIKRKDVNLGLKLDISQAFDTVNWSFIMEGNMNSLRSLVKLLDSYQQASGQRVCREKSKIYFGGGSLSRRHTIAAFLGMEVTHFPDRYLGVKVMPGAVRYHHISNVVDQLKEKLSWPVKFIQQSERVIRNFLWSGDSNLSRAFVVGFDKVCSPVEEGGLGITSLKTMNKDLLMKLWWSIKSFSKKWARFLESKFTCRDGRLKMAVGFVILFHMVIGCCKEFTCKIL, encoded by the exons TTTGGATCCTGTGGAGTGCTAATATTGAAGATCCAGTGGTGGTTAATATGACTAGACAAGCAATTACTATTAGAACTGAGGGGGTtttaatctcttttgttcatgctagttatattcaagtttttcgaagAAGATTATGGTCTCAACTTTCAGCTGTGGATACTACAACTCCTTGGCTGATAATGGGAGATTTCAactgtgttcttcgtcaagatgtAAAAAAGGGAGGCCGTGAG tttacttggactaaTGGTCAATCTGGTGTTAGTAGAATTCTTAGTAAATTGGATCGTTCTATTATCAATGAGCCTTGGTTATCTAAGTTTttgaattggcggtgtaaagctcttcctagggaagttttgATCATTCAACGCTTATTGGGTTTCCATTCCTTGCTCCGAGGCCTAggcgtgctccttttcgtatccaaaaaaatgtggttttctcatcctgATTTTTTGAGAATGGTGGAAGATTCTTGGAAGACTCCGGTTTATGGtaatttggattttatttttccttataaattgaaaagattgaaggaGGCAATCAAATTGTGGAATCAAACGGTCTTTGGGAATGTTAATGCTAGGCTGAAACAAGCTCAACTTAAGTTTGAAGTGGCTTGTAGGAATTCTGATGAGGATCCTTTTAATACTTCTAAGTTGAATATTATGAAGGATTCTCTGGTGGCGGTTCAAGATGTTCGTATGCAGCATCTTACTATGTT CAATATAAACATTCGAAGGAGCGCAAATACAATCTCGGAGTTGGTTACTGAAGATGGTGTGACTATCTCAGAGCCTATTCAGCTTCGTGACCATGTGGTTTCTTATTATGAGTCGAAGTTCAATGGTGTGGAGCTTCCTATTGAGGATAATCTCTTTGACTATGAGCATGAGTCTATTTCTTTGATTGAAAGGAAGATGTTGGATGCCATTCCTTCTTTGGATGAAATTAAATCAGCAGTTTTTGATTTAGGAGCGAATAGTGCTCCGGGTCCGGATGGTTTCtcagggtgtttttatagacattgttgggatatAATTCAGCAGGATCTTCATTCGGCTATTGTTCATGCTTGGACTTCTAAGTCCATTCCGAAGGGTTCGAATTCTAGCCTAATTATTTTGATTGCTAAGGTTAGAGGTGCGGATAGCTTGAGGAAATATAGACCTATTGGTCtaagcaatttcttcttcaagattttcacTAAAATTCTGGCTACTAGACTTGGTCGGGTGTTGAATAAGTTAGTGTCAGAGGAGCAGGTGGCTTTTATGAAAGGTAGgaatattcatgagaatattagtttggattctgagatggtgaatgagctGCACATTAAAAGGAAGGATGTGAATTTGGGTCTGaagcttgatatttctcaagcttttgatactgttAATTGGTCCTTCATTATGGAG ggaaatatgaataGCTTGAGAAGTTTGGTGAAGTTGCTAGATTCTTATCAGCAAGCTTCAGGTCAGCGTGTTTGTAGAGAGAAGAGCAAAATTTACTTTGGTGGTGGCTCTTTGAGTAGACGTCATACCATTGCTGCTTTTCTAGGGATGGAAGTTACGCATTTTCCTGATCGTTATTTGGGGGTGAAAGTTATGCCTGGTGCGgtgagatatcatcatattagcAATGTGGTGGATCAGCTTAAAGAgaaactttcg TGGCCGGTGAAATTCATTCAGCAAAGTGAGCGTGTGATCCGTAATTTCCTTTGGTCGGGTGATTCAAATCTTTCAAGAGCTTTTGTGGTTGGTTTTGATAAAGTGTGCAGTCCTGTGGAGGAGGGTGGTCTTGGAATCACTAGTTTAAAAACTATGAACAAGGATTTGCTTATGAAGCTTTGGTGGTCTATTAAATCTTTTTCTAAGAAGTGGGCTCGTTTTTTGGAGTCTAAATTCACTTGCAGGGATGGGCGTCTCAAGATGGCTGTTGGGTTTGTGATATTATTTCACATGGTAATTGGCTGTTGCAAGGAGTTCACTTGCAAGATCTTGTAA